In a single window of the Silvimonas iriomotensis genome:
- the rsxG gene encoding electron transport complex subunit RsxG codes for MKTMVANGVRGALTLLAFSFVFTALMAGTYALTKDIVAKNQADAERALIAQVLPAGSYDNNLLADKQMVSKADAKALGNDDASAIYLAKKSGKTVGAVIEATAPDGYAGKIKLLVGVAPNGQILGVRVVDHKETPGLGDYIDAAISNWIDQFKGKGLGNPALERWKVKKDGGDFDSHAGATISPRAVVKALGKTLVYVDAHKAGLFGDAS; via the coding sequence ATGAAAACCATGGTGGCCAATGGCGTGCGTGGCGCGCTGACCCTGCTGGCATTCTCGTTTGTGTTTACCGCGCTGATGGCCGGAACCTACGCGCTGACCAAAGATATTGTTGCCAAAAACCAGGCAGATGCCGAGCGTGCCTTGATTGCGCAGGTCTTGCCCGCAGGTTCTTATGACAACAACCTGCTGGCCGATAAGCAGATGGTGTCCAAGGCCGATGCCAAAGCGCTGGGCAACGATGATGCTTCTGCCATTTACCTGGCCAAGAAATCCGGCAAGACGGTTGGGGCAGTGATTGAAGCCACCGCGCCGGATGGCTACGCCGGCAAGATCAAGCTGCTGGTGGGCGTAGCGCCCAACGGCCAGATTCTGGGCGTACGGGTGGTTGATCATAAAGAAACCCCGGGCCTGGGCGACTATATCGATGCTGCGATCTCTAACTGGATTGACCAGTTCAAGGGGAAAGGCCTGGGTAACCCGGCGCTGGAGCGCTGGAAAGTAAAGAAAGACGGTGGCGATTTTGACAGCCATGCCGGCGCCACCATCAGCCCGCGTGCCGTGGTCAAAGCGCTGGGCAAGACACTGGTTTACGTAGACGCGCACAAAGCGGGTCTGTTTGGAGATGCATCATGA
- a CDS encoding electron transport complex subunit E, with protein MMISRQEVRDISHNGVWKQNPGVVQILGMCPTLAMTTSVVNGASLGIATALVMACSGAAVALLRQFVPNELRNPIYILIIAAVVTIVQLAMNAYMHALYNVLGIFIPLIVTNCIVLARAEAFASKNGVIQSGLDGFMMGIGGTVVLAILGGIREVLGKGTLLSGIDLVFGASAKSWVIHVIPADLNYQFLFMILPPGAFIGLGLLVAGKAALDRRAAEAARRREAEASTPLAA; from the coding sequence ATGATGATTAGCCGCCAGGAAGTCCGCGACATCAGCCATAACGGCGTGTGGAAGCAGAACCCCGGTGTCGTGCAGATTCTGGGCATGTGTCCGACGCTGGCGATGACTACCTCTGTGGTCAACGGCGCCAGCCTCGGGATCGCCACTGCGCTGGTGATGGCCTGCTCGGGCGCGGCGGTGGCGCTGCTGCGCCAGTTTGTGCCCAACGAGCTGCGCAACCCGATCTACATCCTGATCATTGCGGCCGTGGTGACCATCGTTCAACTGGCCATGAATGCCTACATGCACGCGCTTTACAACGTGCTGGGCATTTTCATTCCGCTGATCGTGACCAACTGCATTGTGCTGGCACGCGCAGAAGCGTTTGCCAGCAAGAACGGCGTGATCCAGTCCGGCCTGGACGGCTTCATGATGGGCATTGGCGGCACCGTGGTGCTGGCGATCCTGGGCGGTATCCGTGAAGTGCTGGGCAAGGGCACGCTGCTCTCCGGCATTGATCTGGTATTTGGTGCTTCGGCCAAATCCTGGGTGATCCACGTCATTCCGGCCGACCTGAACTACCAGTTCCTGTTCATGATTCTGCCGCCGGGCGCGTTTATCGGGCTGGGTCTGCTGGTTGCCGGCAAGGCCGCGCTGGATCGTCGTGCTGCTGAAGCGGCCCGCCGCCGCGAAGCAGAAGCCTCCACCCCGCTGGCTGCCTGA
- a CDS encoding CidA/LrgA family protein, which yields MLYGLAVILGFLVAGEAASDFLHLPLPGTVSGMVLLLIWCLIRKGADARTAQAATGLLRYLGLFFLPAGAGVMELSGLLREQGGAMVAVLVLSTLVTLLVTALTLAWLLKRRPAHKDDAA from the coding sequence GTGCTGTACGGGCTGGCGGTCATTCTGGGTTTTCTCGTGGCTGGCGAGGCCGCGAGTGATTTTCTCCATCTGCCCTTGCCGGGCACCGTTTCCGGCATGGTACTGCTGCTCATCTGGTGCCTGATCCGCAAAGGCGCCGATGCGCGCACCGCACAGGCCGCCACCGGCCTGTTGCGCTATCTGGGGCTGTTCTTCCTGCCGGCTGGCGCGGGCGTCATGGAACTCTCTGGCCTGTTGCGGGAACAGGGCGGGGCCATGGTCGCGGTGCTGGTGCTCTCTACCCTGGTGACCTTGCTGGTCACCGCGCTGACACTGGCCTGGTTGCTCAAGCGCCGGCCCGCGCACAAGGATGACGCAGCGTGA
- a CDS encoding LrgB family protein, which yields MSAWQSLQNFPATWLALTCAAFLLADYLYLKSGRFALLNPVLVGIVLVIVTLLALQVPYATYFAQAKLIHFLLAPATVALAIPLYINIQRMKAIAGPLLLAVAVGSVTGIASAVLLGRWLGLSMPVLLSFAPKSVTTPIAMALSARAGGLPSLTAGIVIVTGIIAAILLVPLLRWLRIDDDRIAGVAVGVAGHGIGTARAFQVSETAGAFAGLAMGLNGLLTSLLLPLLLAILL from the coding sequence GTGAGCGCGTGGCAGAGTCTGCAGAACTTCCCGGCGACCTGGCTGGCGCTGACCTGCGCGGCCTTCCTGCTGGCCGATTATCTGTATCTGAAGTCGGGCCGTTTTGCGCTGCTCAATCCGGTACTGGTCGGCATCGTGCTGGTGATCGTCACCCTCTTGGCTTTGCAGGTGCCGTATGCCACGTATTTTGCCCAGGCCAAACTCATTCACTTCTTGCTGGCGCCCGCGACCGTGGCGTTGGCGATTCCGCTCTATATCAATATCCAGCGCATGAAAGCGATTGCCGGGCCGTTGCTGCTGGCCGTGGCCGTGGGTAGCGTCACCGGCATTGCCAGTGCCGTGCTGCTGGGCCGCTGGCTGGGTTTGTCGATGCCGGTGCTGTTGTCGTTTGCGCCCAAATCTGTCACCACGCCGATCGCCATGGCCCTGTCGGCGCGGGCGGGTGGCTTGCCGTCGCTGACGGCCGGGATCGTGATCGTGACCGGGATTATCGCCGCCATCTTGCTGGTGCCTTTGCTGCGCTGGCTGCGCATTGATGATGACCGCATTGCGGGCGTGGCGGTCGGCGTGGCGGGGCATGGTATTGGTACGGCACGCGCGTTTCAGGTATCTGAAACCGCAGGCGCATTTGCCGGGCTGGCGATGGGGCTTAACGGCTTGCTGACGTCGCTGCTGTTGCCCTTGCTGCTGGCCATCTTGCTGTAG
- the rsxC gene encoding electron transport complex subunit RsxC has translation MNARAALAATFFPFHGGVHPPEHKDESSGSPIVAGPIPATLVVPLHQSIGNMAKALVNVGDVVLKGQMIAAADGTVSAAVHAPTSGRIVAISPQRVPHPSGLLEYCITLESDGADRWIERTRFDWRNADGRAIRDYLRDMGVVGLGGAVFPSHLKIGGAKDGLDTLVINAAECEPFITCDDRLMRERASQIVEGIKILQQLLQAREVLIGVEDNKPEAVDAMRAAIAGCEFKIDVVVVPTLYPSGGAKQLIKLLTNKEVPSGVRSTDLGVQCFNVATVYTIYRAIEHGEPVISRVVTLTGNVERPGNVDALIGTPIADLLAFAGNKADSDSYIYGGPMMGFEIPGTDVGLSKAGNCIIAKSSGLFPPKPAEMPCIRCGKCADACPAELQPMDLYWFGKSKNFGKAQERNLFDCIECGACAYVCPSNIQLVDYFRFSKSEIWAAEKSKKAADQARERHEFRQFREEREKREKAERLAAKAAQKHEAAASSADPADAERAAKIKAAMERAAAKKAEAAAQAGESAAPADATAAPVTEAVAAPVAEAAPVSQLDPEKAERIRAAMEKRAAEKAEQEAMSPEEKAAREAEKKAKIEAAMAAAAAKKAAKAAEAAKAQGDQADGSGA, from the coding sequence ATGAACGCACGTGCCGCGCTGGCCGCCACTTTCTTCCCGTTCCATGGCGGTGTGCATCCGCCGGAACACAAAGATGAATCTTCCGGCTCGCCCATTGTGGCAGGCCCGATTCCCGCTACCCTGGTCGTTCCGCTGCATCAGAGCATTGGCAACATGGCCAAGGCGCTGGTCAACGTGGGCGATGTGGTGCTCAAAGGCCAGATGATTGCCGCGGCCGACGGTACGGTGTCTGCCGCTGTGCACGCACCGACCTCCGGCCGCATTGTGGCGATCAGCCCGCAACGCGTGCCGCACCCGTCCGGCTTGCTGGAATACTGCATCACCCTTGAATCTGACGGCGCAGACCGCTGGATTGAACGCACGCGCTTTGACTGGCGCAATGCCGACGGCCGCGCCATCCGCGATTACCTGCGTGATATGGGCGTGGTGGGTCTGGGCGGCGCGGTGTTCCCCTCGCACCTGAAAATCGGCGGTGCCAAAGATGGCCTGGATACCCTGGTGATCAACGCGGCCGAGTGCGAACCCTTTATTACCTGCGACGACCGTCTGATGCGCGAACGCGCCAGCCAGATCGTTGAAGGCATCAAGATTCTGCAGCAACTGTTGCAGGCCCGCGAAGTGCTGATCGGGGTAGAAGACAACAAGCCCGAAGCCGTTGACGCCATGCGCGCGGCCATTGCCGGTTGCGAGTTCAAGATTGACGTCGTGGTGGTGCCGACGCTGTACCCGTCCGGCGGCGCCAAGCAACTGATCAAGCTGCTGACCAATAAAGAAGTGCCGTCGGGTGTGCGCTCTACCGACCTTGGCGTGCAGTGTTTCAACGTGGCCACCGTGTACACCATCTACCGCGCCATCGAACACGGCGAGCCGGTGATCAGCCGCGTGGTGACGCTGACCGGCAATGTGGAACGCCCCGGCAACGTGGACGCTCTGATCGGTACGCCGATTGCGGACCTGCTGGCGTTTGCCGGCAACAAGGCGGATTCGGATTCGTACATCTACGGCGGCCCGATGATGGGCTTTGAGATTCCGGGTACGGATGTCGGTTTGTCCAAGGCCGGTAACTGCATCATTGCCAAGAGCAGCGGCCTGTTCCCGCCCAAGCCGGCAGAAATGCCGTGTATTCGTTGCGGCAAATGCGCCGATGCCTGCCCGGCAGAATTGCAGCCGATGGACCTTTACTGGTTCGGCAAGAGCAAGAACTTTGGCAAGGCGCAGGAACGCAACCTGTTCGACTGCATTGAATGCGGTGCGTGTGCCTACGTGTGTCCGTCCAATATCCAGCTGGTGGATTACTTCCGGTTCTCCAAGTCTGAAATCTGGGCGGCCGAGAAATCGAAGAAAGCCGCCGACCAGGCGCGCGAACGTCACGAGTTCCGCCAATTCCGCGAAGAGCGGGAAAAGCGCGAGAAGGCCGAGCGTCTGGCTGCCAAAGCCGCACAAAAGCATGAAGCCGCTGCCAGCTCTGCTGACCCGGCCGACGCTGAGCGCGCCGCCAAGATCAAAGCCGCCATGGAGCGCGCTGCCGCCAAGAAAGCGGAAGCTGCCGCACAAGCGGGCGAATCTGCCGCGCCGGCTGATGCAACCGCTGCGCCGGTCACGGAGGCCGTTGCTGCCCCGGTAGCCGAGGCCGCACCCGTCAGCCAGCTTGATCCGGAAAAGGCCGAGCGTATCCGCGCTGCCATGGAAAAACGCGCCGCCGAAAAAGCGGAGCAAGAAGCCATGAGCCCGGAAGAAAAAGCCGCGCGTGAGGCGGAAAAAAAAGCCAAGATCGAAGCCGCCATGGCCGCCGCCGCTGCCAAAAAGGCCGCCAAAGCTGCTGAAGCAGCCAAGGCCCAGGGCGATCAGGCCGATGGCTCTGGCGCATAA
- a CDS encoding RnfABCDGE type electron transport complex subunit D gives MNTSPFFIKPTPLQVVMFKVALALVPAIAVYTYSFGIGVLVQITLATIAALVTEAFCLKLRNYPIKPFVTDGSAIVTAWLMALSFPPLAPWWMIVVAAVLSIALAKHMYGGLGQNTFNPAMVGFAIMIVSFPAQMSRWAAPFGVLPQSLDWSAQLSWIFTGHLPAGLAFDAIASATPLDTVKTQLMQHASMSHIFQSPLFGSIGGIGTEWITAAYLLGGLYLLWQKLIPWQIPVTFLAVLGGVAGIFHLVDPAHYTSPLFHWFSGAAMLGAFFIVTDPVTGPTTPLGRVIFAALIGLLTYLIRVFGGYPDGVAFAVLIMNLAAPFIDQYTQPAVFGRKGQQKKAGAQS, from the coding sequence ATGAACACGTCTCCGTTCTTTATCAAACCCACGCCACTGCAAGTGGTGATGTTCAAGGTCGCGCTGGCGCTGGTGCCGGCGATTGCCGTCTATACGTATTCGTTTGGCATTGGCGTGCTGGTGCAGATCACGCTGGCGACCATCGCCGCGCTGGTCACCGAGGCGTTCTGCCTGAAGCTGCGCAATTACCCGATCAAGCCGTTTGTGACCGATGGCTCGGCCATTGTCACGGCGTGGCTGATGGCGCTGTCGTTCCCGCCGCTGGCCCCGTGGTGGATGATTGTGGTGGCGGCAGTGTTGTCGATTGCGCTGGCCAAACATATGTACGGCGGTCTGGGTCAGAACACTTTCAACCCGGCCATGGTCGGCTTTGCCATCATGATCGTGTCGTTCCCGGCGCAGATGTCGCGCTGGGCCGCGCCGTTTGGCGTGTTGCCGCAAAGCCTGGACTGGTCTGCCCAGTTGTCCTGGATTTTCACCGGCCACCTGCCGGCAGGGCTGGCCTTTGACGCCATTGCCTCGGCCACGCCGCTGGATACCGTCAAGACACAACTCATGCAGCACGCCAGCATGAGCCATATTTTCCAGTCGCCACTGTTTGGTTCCATTGGCGGTATTGGCACCGAGTGGATCACCGCCGCGTACTTGCTGGGCGGTCTGTATCTGCTGTGGCAAAAACTGATCCCGTGGCAGATTCCGGTGACCTTTCTGGCCGTGCTGGGTGGCGTGGCGGGAATCTTCCATCTGGTTGATCCGGCGCATTACACCTCGCCGCTGTTCCACTGGTTCAGTGGTGCGGCCATGCTGGGCGCGTTCTTCATTGTGACCGATCCGGTAACCGGCCCGACTACGCCGCTGGGCCGCGTGATCTTTGCCGCGCTGATTGGTCTGCTGACTTATCTGATCCGCGTCTTCGGTGGTTATCCGGACGGGGTGGCGTTTGCGGTACTGATCATGAACCTGGCCGCCCCGTTCATTGACCAGTACACGCAGCCGGCGGTGTTTGGCCGCAAGGGCCAACAGAAGAAAGCAGGGGCGCAATCATGA
- the recG gene encoding ATP-dependent DNA helicase RecG produces MDFAQLQPALKSKLLKLGLTRPFDLVLHLPLRYEDETQLVPINESGFGGGPVLVEGEVHSCDVQFRPRRQLVARVVDDTGVLVVRLIHFYPSAAKQLEVGKRVRLYGEVRHGFWGDEMVHPKIRSVTDRTRLNEVLTPVYSTTAGLAQHQITKLVHQALSGCSLTDTLPAAMTEPLGLPDFRSSVLLLHNPTTDIPNIQLTERTHPAWRRLKFDELLAQQLSLRMARAERREKDAPVINPPGELARRLLASLPFGLTGAQQKVLAEINHDLAQPHPMQRLLQGDVGAGKTIVAALAACQAMECGYQVALLAPTEILAEQHYRKLATWLEPLGIRVAWLAGSLKAKAKREALEDAALGTAPLIVGTHALFQNQVTFANLGLAIVDEQHRFGVAQRLALREKGQSPHQLMMSATPIPRTLAMSFYADLDVSVIDELPPGRTPIVTKLISDARRDEVITRIAAKVEEGRQVYWVCPLIEESEALQLQTAVDTHAQLTLELNGIAVGLVHGRMKPDEKAAVMAQFLTNDIQVLVATTVIEVGVDVPNASLMVIEHAERMGLAQLHQLRGRVGRGAHASLCVLLYTGPLSENAKSRLRVIYENTDGFEIARQDMDLRGPGELAGVRQSGVPMLRFADLERDADLLDAAREVAETLLAGQRQTALAHLERWLPGREALLKV; encoded by the coding sequence ATGGATTTTGCGCAACTCCAACCCGCTCTCAAATCAAAACTGCTCAAGCTGGGCCTGACGCGCCCGTTTGATCTGGTCCTGCATTTGCCGCTGCGTTATGAGGACGAAACCCAACTCGTCCCTATCAACGAATCCGGCTTTGGCGGCGGCCCGGTGCTGGTGGAAGGCGAAGTCCACAGTTGCGATGTCCAGTTCCGCCCGCGCCGGCAACTGGTAGCCCGCGTGGTCGACGACACCGGCGTGCTGGTTGTGCGCCTGATCCACTTCTACCCCAGCGCCGCCAAACAGCTTGAAGTGGGCAAGCGCGTGCGTTTGTATGGCGAGGTGCGTCACGGTTTCTGGGGCGATGAGATGGTCCACCCCAAAATCCGCAGCGTGACGGATCGCACCCGTCTGAATGAAGTGCTCACGCCGGTTTACTCCACCACAGCCGGGCTGGCGCAACACCAGATCACCAAGCTGGTTCACCAGGCGTTGTCGGGTTGCAGCCTGACAGACACCCTGCCCGCGGCGATGACCGAGCCACTGGGCTTGCCGGATTTTCGCAGCAGCGTGTTGTTGCTGCATAACCCGACAACCGATATCCCCAACATCCAGCTGACTGAACGCACGCACCCGGCGTGGCGACGGCTCAAGTTTGATGAACTGCTGGCCCAGCAACTGAGCCTGCGCATGGCGCGTGCCGAGCGGCGCGAGAAAGATGCGCCGGTGATTAACCCGCCGGGCGAACTGGCGCGGCGCTTGCTGGCCAGCCTGCCCTTTGGCCTGACCGGCGCGCAGCAGAAAGTGCTGGCCGAAATCAATCACGATCTGGCCCAGCCACACCCCATGCAACGCTTGCTGCAAGGCGATGTCGGCGCCGGTAAAACCATCGTCGCCGCGCTGGCCGCCTGCCAGGCTATGGAATGCGGCTACCAGGTGGCGCTGCTGGCGCCGACTGAAATCCTGGCTGAGCAACATTACCGCAAACTGGCAACCTGGCTGGAGCCGCTGGGCATTCGCGTCGCCTGGCTGGCGGGTAGCCTCAAAGCCAAGGCCAAGCGCGAGGCGCTGGAAGACGCCGCGCTGGGCACTGCACCGTTGATTGTCGGCACGCATGCGCTGTTCCAGAACCAGGTGACATTTGCCAACCTGGGGCTGGCCATTGTCGATGAACAACACCGCTTTGGCGTGGCGCAGCGCTTGGCCCTGCGCGAGAAAGGCCAGAGCCCGCACCAGTTGATGATGTCCGCCACGCCGATCCCGCGCACGCTGGCGATGAGTTTTTACGCCGATCTGGACGTGAGCGTGATCGACGAACTGCCCCCGGGCCGCACGCCGATCGTCACCAAACTGATTTCGGATGCCCGGCGCGACGAAGTGATCACCCGCATTGCCGCCAAGGTGGAAGAAGGCCGCCAGGTGTACTGGGTGTGCCCGCTGATTGAAGAATCAGAGGCCCTGCAACTGCAAACCGCCGTGGATACCCATGCGCAGCTCACGCTGGAACTGAACGGCATTGCGGTCGGGCTGGTGCACGGGCGCATGAAGCCCGATGAAAAAGCGGCGGTGATGGCGCAGTTCCTGACCAACGACATTCAGGTGCTGGTTGCCACCACGGTGATCGAAGTCGGCGTGGATGTGCCCAACGCCAGCCTGATGGTGATCGAACACGCCGAGCGCATGGGGCTGGCGCAATTGCACCAGTTGCGGGGCCGCGTAGGCCGGGGCGCGCATGCTTCTTTGTGCGTGTTGCTGTATACCGGGCCGTTGTCGGAAAACGCCAAGTCACGCCTGCGCGTGATTTACGAGAACACCGACGGTTTCGAGATTGCCCGCCAGGATATGGACTTGCGCGGGCCGGGTGAACTGGCCGGCGTACGGCAATCGGGCGTGCCCATGCTGCGCTTTGCCGATCTGGAACGGGATGCCGACTTGCTGGATGCCGCGCGTGAAGTGGCAGAAACCTTGCTGGCCGGCCAGCGCCAGACGGCCCTTGCCCACCTGGAAAGATGGCTGCCGGGCCGGGAAGCCTTGCTCAAGGTCTGA